A window from Triticum aestivum cultivar Chinese Spring chromosome 6D, IWGSC CS RefSeq v2.1, whole genome shotgun sequence encodes these proteins:
- the LOC123145030 gene encoding probable trehalose-phosphate phosphatase 1: MDLSNGSPVISDPMAMSQSLMGVLPSNMMPFSVRPGGYSGAGGAGVNVSRRKIEEVLVSGLLDAMKSSSPRKKHNVVFGQENLPEEDPAYSAWMAKCPSALASFKQIVASAQGKKIAVFLDYDGTLSPIVDDPEKAVMSPVMRAAVRNVAKYFPAAIVSGRSRKKVLEFVKLKELCYAGSHGMDIMTSSSAHYEHNTEKGKEANLFQPARDFLPMIDEVSKALLEVTSGIEGASVEDNKFCVSVHYRNVDEKDWELVARLVNEVLEDFPALKVTNGRMVLEVRPVIDWDKGKAVEFLLQSLGLSDSENVIPIYIGDDRTDEDAFKVLRERNCGYGILVSQVPKETEAFYSLRDPSEVMEFLNSLVRWKKHSL, encoded by the exons ATGGATTTGAGCAACGGCTCACCGGTCATCAGTGATCCGATGGCAATGAGCCAGTCGTTGATGGGAGTGCTGCCTTCCAACATGATGCCGTTTTCAGTCAGGCCCGGGGGTTACTCCGGCGCTGGTGGCGCCGGCGTAAACGTCAGCAGGCGCAAGATCGAGGAGGTCCTCGTGAGCGGGCTGCTGGATGCCATGAAATCCTCGTCGCCACGTAAGAAGCACAACGTGGTCTTCGGCCAGGAAAACCTGCCTGAAGAAGATCCTGCCTACAGTGCATGGATG GCAAAATGCCCCTCTGCTCTGGCTTCCTTCAAGCAGATCGTAGCCAGTGCACAAGGCAAGAAGATTGCGGTCTTCTTGGACTACGATGGCACACTGTCGCCGATCGTCGACGACCCTGAAAAAGCCGTCATGTCCCCTGTG ATGAGAGCTGCTGTGAGAAACGTCGCCAAATACTTCCCCGCCGCCATCGTCAGCGGAAGGTCCCGGAAGAAG GTTCTTGAATTCGTAAAACTGAAGGAACTCTGCTATGCTGGAAGTCATGGGATGGACATAATGACATCTTCTTCAGCACATTATGAACACAATACTGAAAAG GGCAAAGAAGCCAACCTCTTCCAACCTGCTCGCGATTTTCTGCCTATGATCGATGAG GTTTCCAAGGCCCTCTTGGAAGTCACGAGCGGAATCGAAGGCGCGAGCGTTGAGGACAACAAGTTCTGCGTGTCTGTTCATTACCGCAACGTAGACGAGAAG GACTGGGAGCTGGTCGCACGGCTCGTAAACGAGGTGCTGGAGGACTTCCCCGCTCTCAAAGTGACCAACGGGCGAATGGTTTTAGAGGTTCGTCCGGTGATCGACTGGGACAAGGGGAAGGCCGTCGAGTTCCTGCTTCAGTCGCTCGGGCTGAGCGACTCCGAGAACGTGATCCCCATCTACATCGGCGACGACCGCACCGACGAAGACGCGTTCAAG GTGCTTCGGGAGAGGAACTGCGGATACGGGATACTGGTCTCGCAGGTGCCCAAGGAAACCGAAGCCTTCTACTCGCTCAGGGACCCGTCTGAA GTGATGGAGTTCCTGAACTCCTTGGTGAGGTGGAAGAAGCACTCGCTATGA